A genomic window from Triticum urartu cultivar G1812 chromosome 7, Tu2.1, whole genome shotgun sequence includes:
- the LOC125519721 gene encoding exocyst complex component EXO70A1-like, translating to MGMDQGAEEARRMASLQAARSALRAGVERSRALSHALARTGARVGEIQARLAATEAGVRPIRAPRDALEGAGPNIDRAVGPAAAVLKVFDAVHGLEPPLLAGAAAREDLPGYLALVARLEEALRFLADNCGLAVDWLSDIVDYLGKRSLADPRFVAGLAGALSKLKGVPAADLDAGLLTAALDLLEAEFCRLLAEHSAPLAMQEDPDKAKPAPASITPPRIPAAAVQKLALTLDRLAANGRLSYCVAAYADARGDTVSASLHALGLDYLQDQTQDAQALSPSVELWGRHLEFAVRHLLEAERKLCVAVFERRPEAAAACFADIAARAGILDFLKFGRAVADAKKDPIKLLRLLDVFDSLSKLRLDFNRLFGGKACLEIQSRTRELVKRVVDGSVEIFEELLVQVELQRKMPPPADGGVPGLVTFVPKYCNQLLGEQYRPVLTQVLTIHRSWRKEAFNDKMLVDAVHNIVKALEANFDTWAKAYEDKTLSSLFMMNTHSHFFKHLKSTKMGEILGDEWLREHEQYKDYYSALFLRESWGTLAPLLSREGLILFSKGQATARDLVKQRLKSFNASFDEMYQKQSAWIIPDKDLQQRVCHLVVQAIVPVYRSFMQNYGPLVEQDISASKYVKYSAEGLDKMLSTLFMPKLRTRRTASMQIRNSNGKIASAVTGLQRSASTLQ from the coding sequence ATGGGGATGGATCAGGGGGCGGAGGAGGCGCGGCGGATGGCGAGCCTGCAGGCGGCGCGGAGCGCGCTGCGGGCCGGGGTGGAGCGGTCGCGGGCGCTGAGCCACGCGCTGGCGCGGACGGGGGCCCGGGTCGGGGAGATCCAGGCGCGGCTGGCGGCCACGGAGGCCGGGGTGCGCCCGATCCGCGCGCCGCGGGACGCGCTCGAGGGGGCCGGCCCCAACATCGACCGCGCCGTGGGGCCCGCCGCGGCCGTCCTCAAGGTGTTCGACGCCGTGCACGGCCTCGAGCCGCCGCTCCTCGCCGGGGCCGCCGCCCGGGAGGACCTCCCGGGCTACCTCGCCCTCGTCGCCCGCCTCGAGGAGGCGCTCCGCTTCCTCGCCGACAACTGCGGCCTCGCCGTCGACTGGCTCTCCGACATCGTCGACTACCTCGGCAAGCGCAGCCTCGCCGACCCCCGCTTCGTGGCCGGCCTCGCCGGGGCGCTCTCGAAACTCAAGGGCGTCCCCGCAGCCGACCTCGACGCCGGCCTCCTCACCGCCGCCCTCGACTTGCTCGAGGCCGAGTTCTGCCGCCTCCTCGCCGAGCACTCTGCTCCGCTCGCGATGCAGGAGGACCCCGACAAGGCCAAGCCCGCACCCGCCTCCATCACGCCGCCGAggatccccgccgccgccgtgcaGAAGCTGGCCCTCACCCTTGACCGCCTCGCCGCTAATGGGCGGCTCAGCTACTGTGTGGCGGCGTACGCCGACGCTCGCGGGGACACGGTGAGCGCCAGCCTCCACGCGCTCGGCCTGGATTACCTGCAAGACCAGACGCAGGATGCTCAGGCGCTGAGCCCGAGCGTCGAGCTCTGGGGCCGGCATTTGGAGTTCGCGGTGCGCCACCTATTGGAAGCTGAGCGGAAGCTCTGTGTTGCTGTCTTCGAGCGCCGGCCAGAAGCCGCGGCCGCTTGCTTCGCGGACATTGCGGCGCGCGCTGGAATTCTTGATTTCCTCAAGTTTGGCCGTGCCGTGGCTGATGCCAAGAAGGACCCCATCAAGCTCCTGAGGCTGCTTGATGTGTTTGATTCTCTCAGCAAGCTCAGATTGGACTTCAACCGGTTGTTTGGTGGAAAGGCATGCCTGGAGATCCAAAGCAGGACCAGAGAGCTTGTGAAGAGGGTGGTGGATGGCTCTGTTGAGATTTTTGAGGAGTTGCTGGTGCAGGTGGAGCTGCAGCGCAAGATGCCACCCCCAGCTGACGGCGGAGTGCCAGGCCTGGTTACCTTCGTCCCCAAGTACTGCAACCAGCTCCTTGGGGAGCAATATCGGCCTGTGCTCACACAAGTGCTCACCATCCACCGCAGCTGGCGCAAGGAGGCGTTCAACGACAAGATGCTCGTCGATGCAGTGCACAACATTGTTAAGGCCCTGGAGGCCAACTTCGACACATGGGCAAAGGCGTATGAGGATAAGACACTGTCATCTCTCTTCATGATGAACACACATTCGCACTTCTTCAAGCACCTGAAGAGCACTAAGATGGGGGAGATCTTAGGTGATGAGTGGCTCCGGGAGCATGAGCAGTACAAGGACTACTACTCAGCATTGTTTCTAAGGGAGAGCTGGGGAACGCTTGCGCCGCTGCTGAGCAGGGAGGGTCTGATCTTGTTCTCCAAGGGTCAGGCTACAGCAAGGGACTTGGTGAAGCAGCGGCTCAAATCGTTCAATGCCAGCTTCGATGAGATGTACCAGAAGCAGTCCGCGTGGATCATACCGGACAAGGATCTGCAGCAGAGGGTGTGCCACCTTGTGGTGCAGGCTATAGTGCCTGTTTACCGTAGCTTCATGCAGAACTACGGGCCGCTTGTCGAGCAGGACATCAGCGCGAGCAAGTACGTCAAGTACAGCGCTGAAGGCCTTGACAAGATGCTTAGCACCCTCTTCATGCCGAAGCTTAGGACTAGGAGGACTGCAAGCATGCAGATCAGAAACTCAAATGGCAAGATTGCCAGTGCAGTGACTGGGCTGCAGCGGAGTGCTTCAACATTGCAATAG